In one window of Spodoptera frugiperda isolate SF20-4 chromosome 11, AGI-APGP_CSIRO_Sfru_2.0, whole genome shotgun sequence DNA:
- the LOC118274784 gene encoding two pore channel protein 1 isoform X5, whose protein sequence is MDKQNDTDTRTGTDGAGDAGTLDMGSRSSLHTGLNMSEDEHWEMNYHEAAIYLEEGLNNEKFDSHPSSPEELPAYLRVHNPWYHGLDLLASLVLILLAFTEDPAVPTFELPVWAHGTIELLALTVIGVELHLKLKWIGWGTILKHKRTMIKGITLLIMVLEAVVVLCRQSSHFRVTRALRPIFLVDTRHCGGVRRFIRQILQSLPPIIDMLGLLMFFVATYSLLGYYLFSEHVDNGHFQTISDSFVSMFVLLTTANFPDVMMPSYAKSKWYAVFFILYIITVLYVLMNLMLAVVYETFTRIEREKCRALLLHRRRAARHAFRLLVSRRAPHAVRLRHFAGLMRHYAPHYSGLDVYLMFKQLNQSSSGGLSRGEFANLYEVFALRWAGQQSRAPWYAQSALEPLGRAAAAAVRWPYFEYLIYALIVGNGLAMVLRVCEAAGDLQDSARLLCASWDTWLFLTLFLLEAALRMMASGLAVYLESGWNVFDLSVTLLALMGAVLLSIAPKLFIVVIFRPLRLMRLYKLKKRYRDVFGTLVLLSPLMSSAGCVMLVMYYFFAIIGMELFAGYDLRNCCVNTTVEDFYKYSLNSSTALGYYYLNNFENIVTSGVTLFELTVVNNWFILMNAYATVAGQFSRIYFMVFYLFTMVVLTIVVASVLEAFRFRIQYKRSTTKRDEEKLLHEEVHTSWEEAQRLGASGDLADELRPNLPPGVEVTFIGSRPRTKEVLQRRMYQTDIQKWLAEEDENEGVPPSTTITSSEDPLAPPLIHQPDSENNHQMRTGYQL, encoded by the exons ATACGCGGACGGGGACAGATGGCGCTGGTGATGCTGGGACCCTGGACATGGGGAGCCGGTCCTCATTGCACACCGGCCTCAACATGTCTGAGGATGAGCATTGGGAGATGAACTACCATGAGGCTGCTATTTATTTAGAG GAAGGCTTAAACAATGAGAAGTTCGACTCCCACCCATCGAGCCCTGAAGAGTTACCGGCGTACCTCAGGGTCCACAATCCATGGTACCATGGTCTGGACCTCCTTGCTTCCCTAGTGCTTATACTCTTAGCTTTTACTGAAGATCCCGCCGTGCCTACGTTTGAG TTACCGGTATGGGCGCACGGGACGATAGAACTGTTGGCGCTGACAGTGATTGGCGTGGAGCTGCACTTGAAGCTCAAGTGGATCGGATGGGGCACCATACTCAAACACAAGAGAACAATGATAAAG GGTATTACATTACTAATAATGGTGCTGGAGGCGGTGGTGGTGTTATGCCGACAGTCTTCCCACTTCCGAGTCACCAGGGCGCTGCGCCCCATCTTCTTGGTGGACACCAGGCACTGCGGAGGAGTCAGGAGGTTCATCAGACAGATTCTACAGTCGTTACCACCGATTATTGATATGTTAG GGTTGCTGATGTTCTTCGTGGCTACATACTCCTTGCTGGGCTACTACCTGTTCTCGGAGCACGTGGACAACGGACACTTCCAGACTATCAGCGATTCCTTCGTCAGCATGTTCGTCTTACTCACCACTGCCAA TTTCCCAGATGTCATGATGCCTTCGTACGCCAAGTCCAAGTGGTACGCCGTGTTCTTCATCCTGTACATCATCACAGTCCTCTACGTACTTATGAACTTG ATGTTGGCGGTGGTGTACGAGACGTTCACCCGCATCGAGCGCGAGAAGTGCCGCGCGCTACTGCTGCACCGTCGCCGCGCCGCGCGACACGCCTTCAGGCTGCTCGTGtcgcgccgcgcgccgcacgCCGTCCGACTCCGGCACTTCGCCGGACTCATGCGGCACTACGCTCCGCACTACA GTGGTCTGGACGTGTACCTGATGTTCAAGCAGCTGAACCAGTCGTCGTCGGGCGGGCTGTCCCGCGGCGAGTTCGCCAACCTGTACGAGGTGTTCGCGCTGCGCTGGGCGGGCCAGCAGTCGCGGGCCCCGTGGTACGCGCAGTCCGCGCTCGAGCCGCTCGGccgggccgccgccgccgccgtgcGGTGGCCCTACTTCGAGTATCTTATAT ACGCCCTGATAGTGGGCAACGGTCTGGCGATGGTGCTCCGCGTGTGCGAGGCGGCCGGGGACCTGCAGGACAGCGCCCGCCTACTCTGTGCCTCCTGGGACACTTGGCTCTTCCTTACTC TATTCCTCCTAGAAGCAGCGCTGCGTATGATGGCGTCCGGGCTGGCGGTGTACCTGGAGAGCGGGTGGAACGTGTTCGACCTGAGCGTGACGCTGCTGGCGCTCATGGGCGCCGTGCTGCTCAGCATCGCGCCCAAACTCTTCATTGTCGTTATATTTAGACCTTTGAG ATTGATGCGTCTGTACAAGTTGAAGAAGCGTTACCGCGATGTGTTCGGTACGCTGGTCCTGCTGTCCCCGCTGATGTCGTCGGCAGGCTGCGTGATGCTGGTCATGTACTACTTCTTCGCCATCATCGGCATGGAGCTGTTCGCTGGCTACGATCTTAGGAATTGCTGTGT CAACACGACAGTGGAGGACTTCTACAAGTACTCGCTGAACAGCTCGACGGCCCTCGGCTACTACTACCTGAACAACTTCGAGAACATCGTCACCAGCGGCGTCACGCTCTTCGAGCTGACGGTCGTCAACAACTGGTTCATTCTCATGAACGCGTACGCCACTGTAGCGGGACAGTTCAGCAGGATTTATTTCATG GTGTTCTACCTGTTCACGATGGTGGTGCTGACGATAGTGGTGGCCAGCGTGCTGGAGGCATTCCGGTTCCGGATACAGTACAAACGGAGCACTACCAAGAGAGATG AGGAGAAGCTCCTTCATGAAGAAGTGCACACAAGTTGGGAAGAGGCTCAAAGGTTAGGAGCCAGTGGGGACCTAGCGGATGAGCTGAGGCCGAACCTACCACCGGGG GTGGAGGTGACATTCATCGGATCCCGACCTCGTACGAAGGAGGTGCTGCAGAGGAGAATGTACCAGACTGATATACAGAAGTGGCTAGCGGAGGAAGATGAGAATGAAG GAGTCCCACCCTCAACGACAATAACATCAAGCGAGGATCCTCTCGCCCCGCCCCTCATCCACCAGCCAGACAGCGAGAACAACCACCAGATGAGAACAGGTTACCAATTGTAG